From the Micromonospora echinofusca genome, the window CGGCGCCCTGTTCGGGGTCGACGACTTTGAGGCGCGGCTGTTCGGCTTCTCGGCGGTGGACATCCTGACCGGTTTCGTCGCCGGCATGTTGGCGCTGGGCCTGTCCGAGGCCGCCTACATGGCGGAGATCGTCCGGGCCGGCATCCAGTCGGTCGACGAGGGCCAGACGGAGGCCGCCCAGGCGCTGGGCATGCGGCGAGGGCAGATCCTGCGCCGCATCGTGCTGCCGCAGGCCATGCGGGTGATCGTCCCGCCGACCGGCAACGAGACCATCGCGATGCTCAAGGACACCTCGCTGGTGGCCTTCGTGCCGGTCTCGATGGAGCTGTTCTTCCAGCTCAGGGCCGTGGGCAGCCGTACCTTCCAGGTCTTTCCGATGCTGGTCGCGGCGACCATCTGGTACCTGCTGCTGACCAGCGTGCTGCTGGTCGGGCAGTACTACCTGGAGCGGCACTTCTCCAAGGGCGTCGGGCGCAGCGGACGGGCCAGGACCAGGCTGCGGGCGATCACGGCGGAGAGCGGCGGCACGACCGGGAAGGCGGGCGGCGCATGACCGAGCTGACAGTGCCGGCGCAGGCCGGCGGGCCCGCGACGGGGCCCGGGCCGATGGTCCGGGCCGAGCAGGTGCACAAGTCGTTCGGGTCGATCGAGGTGCTCAAGGGCATCGACCTGGAGGTGCGCAGCGGCGAGGTGTGCTGCCTGCTGGGCCCCTCGGGCTCCGGCAAGTCGACGTTCCTGCGCTGCATCAACCACCTGGAAAAGATCAACGCCGGCCGCATCTGGGTGGACGGCGACCTGATCGGTTACCGCGAGCGCGGCGGCAAGCTGCACGAGATGCGCGAGTCCGACGTCGCCGCCCAGCGCCGGGCGATCGGCATGGTGTTCCAGCGGTTCAACCTCTTCCCGCACATGACCGCCCTGCAGAACGTCGCCGAGGCGCCGGTGCTGCTGGGCCGGGAGAAGAAGGCCGCCGCCCGGGACCGGGCCGCCGCGCTGCTGGAGCGGGTGGGGCTGGGCGACAAGCTCGGCAACTACCCGAGCCAGCTCTCCGGCGGCCAGCAGCAGCGGGTGGCGATCGCCCGGGCGCTGGCGATGCGGCCGAAGCTGATGCTCTTCGACGAGCCGACCAGCGCGCTCGACCCCGAGCTGGTCGGCGAGGTGCTCGACGTGATGAAGGACCTGGCCCGCGACGGCATGACGATGATCGTCGTCACCCACGAGATCGGCTTCGCCCGCGAGGTCGGCGACTCGCTGGTCTTCATGGACGGCGGCGTCGTGGTCGAGTCCGGGGTGCCCCGCGAGGTGATCGCCAACCCCCGGCACGACCGGACGAAGGCGTTCCTGGCCAAGGTGCTCTGAGGCGGGATGCCGGCGCGGCCCCGCCCGGGCCGCGCCGGCATCCCGTGCCGGTGACGTCCGTGGCGGTCGCGCCGCGTGCCGGTGGCATCCGTCGCGTGTCGCGTCCGTGCCGGTGTCCGGGAGTGTCGGAGCGGGCGACTAGAGTCGCTGCCGTGACAGCTACGACGCCGCGCCTGCTTCTCGTCGACGGACATTCCATGGCATACCGGGCGTTCTTCGCCCTGCCGGTGGAGAACTTCTCCACCACGACGGGGCAGCCGACCAACGCGGTCTACGGCTTCACGTCCATGCTGATCAACGTGCTGCGCGACGAGCAGCCGACGCACATCGTGGTCGCCTTCGACGTCTCCCGCCGCTCCTTCCGCACGGAGAAGTACGCGGAGTACAAGGCCGGCCGCAGCGAGACCCCGACCGACTTCAAGGGCCAGGTGAGCCTGGTCAAGGAGGTCCTCGCGGCGCTGCGCATCCCGGTGGTGGAGAAGGAGGGCTTCGAGGCCGACGACATCATCGCCACCCTCGCCTGCCAGGCCCGCGACCAGGGCATGTCGGTGCTGATCAGCAGCGGCGACCGGGACGCGTTCCAGCTCGTCGGCGACCGGATCACGGTGCTCTACCCGCGCAAGGGCGTCTCCGACCTGGCCCGGATGGACCCGGCGGCGATCGAGGCGAAGTACGGCGTCCCCCCGGAGCGCTACCGCGACCTGGCCGCCCTGGTGGGCGAGACCAGCGACAACCTGCCCGGCGTGCCCGGTGTCGGCCCGA encodes:
- a CDS encoding amino acid ABC transporter permease produces the protein MSVETDTPERARPEPIRAVPVRHPGRWVAVAVIGVLVAMFVHLLVTNKAFNWSFMVDEMFRPPIMAGVRGSIALLLTAMLIGIGLGVVIAIMRLSENPILRGVAWAYTWFFRAVPRLVLAILFGNLGILWARIEFGLPFDRQIGALFGVDDFEARLFGFSAVDILTGFVAGMLALGLSEAAYMAEIVRAGIQSVDEGQTEAAQALGMRRGQILRRIVLPQAMRVIVPPTGNETIAMLKDTSLVAFVPVSMELFFQLRAVGSRTFQVFPMLVAATIWYLLLTSVLLVGQYYLERHFSKGVGRSGRARTRLRAITAESGGTTGKAGGA
- a CDS encoding amino acid ABC transporter ATP-binding protein: MTELTVPAQAGGPATGPGPMVRAEQVHKSFGSIEVLKGIDLEVRSGEVCCLLGPSGSGKSTFLRCINHLEKINAGRIWVDGDLIGYRERGGKLHEMRESDVAAQRRAIGMVFQRFNLFPHMTALQNVAEAPVLLGREKKAAARDRAAALLERVGLGDKLGNYPSQLSGGQQQRVAIARALAMRPKLMLFDEPTSALDPELVGEVLDVMKDLARDGMTMIVVTHEIGFAREVGDSLVFMDGGVVVESGVPREVIANPRHDRTKAFLAKVL